The following proteins are co-located in the Paludibaculum fermentans genome:
- a CDS encoding DUF4760 domain-containing protein, whose translation MTKPTPKPSKQDPIRQAELILKLYELRRETVMREARSYIGGRFLPQSAGELFEIVSAGTKESAFVLQVYGYWDMVAAFVANGALDAQLVYDTCQEMYFQYAKVQPFLAQLRQRMNLPEFLISIERLIEGTGPGRQRLKVMKKNLAVLASARPQT comes from the coding sequence GTGACCAAACCAACACCCAAGCCATCCAAGCAGGATCCCATCCGCCAGGCGGAACTGATTCTGAAGTTGTACGAACTACGCCGGGAAACCGTGATGCGGGAAGCCCGGTCCTACATTGGCGGAAGGTTTCTTCCGCAGTCCGCCGGCGAGCTCTTCGAGATTGTGTCCGCGGGTACAAAAGAAAGCGCCTTTGTCCTCCAGGTGTACGGCTATTGGGACATGGTGGCGGCGTTCGTGGCCAATGGCGCTCTCGATGCCCAACTGGTCTATGACACCTGTCAGGAAATGTACTTCCAGTACGCCAAAGTCCAGCCATTCCTGGCGCAACTCCGCCAGCGAATGAACCTGCCGGAGTTCCTCATCAGCATCGAGCGGCTCATCGAAGGCACCGGCCCTGGACGCCAGCGGCTGAAAGTCATGAAGAAGAATCTGGCCGTGCTGGCCAGTGCCCGTCCCCAGACCTAG
- a CDS encoding DUF4874 domain-containing protein → MRFCHAPKLGSVLGLALVVTVFAAPPSASAADYAMVRSYQQAPQTVLNRDGGPWAHLDLMTMSVEQLQSHVQSYTVDGQPFDVGPMRLVHTYICLNPVGIEYTACSATNPNPKPISAEDVRKIDDALAKALQARIKIVLRFAYNHGPGDDAPLDVILQDIQSLAPLVQKYKPIIYAMNQGFIGFWGEGHDSTYGNNTQSNMQQIMQAEQVAFGDATFMLNRQPANILSWELGSTPYWGIHDDHYATAEDAGTWISHPWDNGKWTSDELKSFAAERSDIIPFSGEVGGLDPTTQNCAAFDAYSTRLHLNMINIGFHMDFLASQSCYPSLMNKVGPAIALTRASLDKPFLQGSTSTLTLNFRNTGYSRLFSPKPMYFVLVDADGNPVDSSIFVPVRVPFDLRQLAAVNGQGSTSVEIAMPRTVHSGSRYQAALWIPDADEQLARLPEYNYLLNNAGVPDPRTGLNILFPMNF, encoded by the coding sequence ATGCGGTTTTGTCACGCCCCCAAGCTCGGCTCCGTGCTGGGCCTTGCACTTGTTGTCACGGTTTTTGCTGCGCCGCCATCGGCGTCCGCGGCTGACTACGCCATGGTGCGCAGCTACCAGCAGGCTCCGCAGACCGTTCTGAATCGCGACGGCGGGCCGTGGGCTCACCTCGATCTGATGACCATGAGCGTGGAACAACTGCAAAGCCACGTTCAGTCGTACACCGTGGACGGCCAGCCTTTCGATGTGGGTCCGATGCGCCTGGTCCACACTTACATCTGCCTGAACCCCGTCGGCATCGAGTACACCGCCTGCAGCGCCACCAATCCCAACCCCAAGCCGATCTCCGCCGAAGATGTTCGGAAGATTGACGACGCGTTGGCCAAGGCCCTGCAAGCCCGCATCAAGATTGTCCTGCGTTTCGCCTATAACCACGGTCCCGGCGACGACGCTCCGCTGGATGTGATCCTCCAGGATATTCAGAGCCTGGCGCCCCTGGTTCAGAAATACAAGCCGATCATCTATGCGATGAACCAGGGCTTCATCGGCTTCTGGGGAGAAGGACACGACTCCACCTACGGCAACAACACCCAATCCAACATGCAGCAGATCATGCAGGCTGAGCAGGTCGCCTTCGGGGATGCCACCTTCATGCTGAACCGGCAGCCGGCCAACATCCTCAGTTGGGAACTAGGCTCGACCCCTTACTGGGGCATCCATGACGATCACTATGCGACGGCCGAAGATGCGGGCACCTGGATCTCGCATCCCTGGGACAACGGGAAGTGGACGTCGGACGAACTCAAGAGCTTCGCGGCGGAGCGCAGTGACATTATCCCGTTCAGCGGCGAAGTCGGCGGGTTGGATCCGACCACGCAGAATTGCGCGGCATTCGATGCCTACTCGACCAGGCTCCACCTGAACATGATCAACATCGGCTTTCACATGGACTTTCTGGCTTCACAATCCTGCTATCCGAGCCTCATGAACAAGGTGGGTCCGGCCATCGCTCTGACGCGTGCTTCTTTGGACAAACCTTTCCTGCAGGGCAGCACAAGCACACTCACGCTGAATTTCCGGAACACCGGGTATTCCAGGCTGTTCAGCCCCAAGCCCATGTACTTCGTCCTCGTCGACGCCGATGGCAACCCGGTGGACTCCTCCATCTTCGTGCCGGTTCGGGTTCCTTTCGACCTGCGCCAGTTGGCTGCCGTGAATGGACAAGGCTCCACCTCCGTGGAGATTGCCATGCCCCGGACGGTTCACTCGGGCTCCCGGTATCAGGCGGCGCTCTGGATTCCCGACGCCGACGAGCAACTGGCCCGCCTGCCCGAGTACAACTACCTGCTGAACAATGCCGGCGTGCCTGACCCGCGGACCGGGCTGAACATTCTCTTCCCGATGAACTTTTAG
- a CDS encoding outer membrane protein assembly factor BamB family protein, producing MKTQQNYRNEITGAGMNRRSMLKTLLGGAGAGLMATQFTASAQSRLTPAAKKPVPQRVSVTPPQQLWQQEIVQINEKVLQQAAYGNGYFVMMDDDNNVLITDIQAGSDQNSANHIGESLGTMTAWRDGAFVAQGANGAMVVCQNGSSTFGPLCQFYSPSPAPETALSEYYSVGNDDYLLYLGVDGVLYAVDPVWNPASNNYDANVLWYKDLKFGPPSSAASLALDGANRVVVAAGENLALVEISRTAGNLVYSVTGQGVSSAVCLDGNSAYVAGGNGLDAYNIATGATLWPKGGFLAPGTLGTPISYGGVVYVGDSTNLLHAVDAASGVSLGAAKFDSAMNTGIPHISDGILYICSAAGVINACDLSKGINDATSPAVFPTGIAGDALVGFESGICVAFYLGPNGTGAGTYLGAINMADLVHGYSSESELMADNYVSSTNSDGYQPDSASYRTIIQLLDGSGNPRANVSIKVWASDDVSISDGVNTYSLNPPDIAWLKTDAAGQLNIVSTASDITTPALYFWGPFMLNQEAIVVYPDHEALARLSNIQAGDLDQSVAKDYAGKPIVPDGVDHVAVANTIQNTMGGGAAAAMMATRLKNRQRAEADLRVRSQSGKLGVGQASTIQADNTYLSFPETTVNMLYQQVAGVTDRTIVKGSAQSFTTIIDSDGNVTFGPPQTASVAAVNGVGSALGGGWNEFKSWLKQNVTDKIVSIACKVADEISHEITTLASGTFSFVVDTVEKAVAVVTGFIRTVVGDIVRAAEWLSKLFDWGGILKLQKSIVNQVNTGVQGLSTWIAAQGTDFGAVGAFLDSKINALSVAQASVLSKLGGSLKGNQVNNNDPQTVYGVNGAKSRAQSSSLSSKVSSNIGQATSTSSTGAVTADNPTLASALSNLITQGGSLLETVLDQLLTSIKAFFDGFKLLFSDPAGFIETEVSVMVNLFFDLAKDLLTAIKLVVGFVLQTLSAVMNDILSLVNESIHIPVISDLWSLISHGEPLTLLNVFALVVAIPSHIIISAANITPPTSVSAKPAGTLKMSADGAAWMAVAGATASFFSGGIDGFCDLENVSSNSFSAKLDIAGSLVEMALSLPSTIATSNDPTYLYYAMGAFPILLASLQAGTVNAAKDATSVAGKFSNFFAPLGYSLYGVGMIVLSICLAVDNPTEWDGPGHILLVSNLFNGLDYVPKGLLANPAQSFPGGNKVLTGGATDEIRLGVALTDWVFPTASGIANAVYALG from the coding sequence ATGAAGACCCAACAGAACTATCGGAACGAGATCACGGGCGCCGGCATGAATCGCCGCAGCATGCTCAAAACACTACTGGGCGGCGCGGGGGCGGGCCTGATGGCCACACAATTCACCGCCAGCGCCCAGTCCAGACTAACGCCGGCGGCGAAGAAGCCCGTGCCGCAGCGGGTGTCGGTAACTCCGCCACAGCAGCTCTGGCAACAGGAGATAGTCCAGATTAACGAGAAGGTGCTGCAGCAGGCCGCCTACGGGAACGGCTATTTCGTCATGATGGACGACGACAACAATGTGCTGATCACCGACATTCAGGCAGGCTCAGACCAGAATTCGGCCAACCACATCGGCGAAAGTCTGGGCACCATGACTGCCTGGAGAGACGGCGCCTTTGTGGCACAGGGCGCCAACGGAGCCATGGTTGTCTGCCAAAACGGGAGTTCGACGTTCGGCCCGTTGTGCCAGTTTTACTCTCCTTCTCCGGCGCCGGAAACCGCTCTGAGCGAGTATTACAGCGTCGGCAATGACGACTACCTGCTCTACCTCGGGGTGGATGGCGTCCTCTACGCGGTTGACCCTGTCTGGAATCCGGCGTCGAACAACTACGACGCCAATGTGTTGTGGTACAAGGATCTGAAATTCGGCCCCCCGAGTAGCGCAGCCTCGTTGGCCCTGGACGGTGCAAACAGGGTGGTGGTGGCGGCGGGCGAAAATCTCGCCCTGGTGGAGATTTCGCGCACGGCAGGCAATCTGGTGTATTCGGTGACGGGCCAGGGGGTATCCTCGGCAGTGTGCCTGGACGGCAATTCCGCCTATGTCGCCGGTGGGAACGGATTGGACGCCTACAACATCGCGACCGGCGCCACGCTGTGGCCGAAAGGAGGGTTTCTGGCCCCCGGCACGTTGGGCACACCCATCAGCTACGGCGGAGTGGTCTATGTCGGCGATTCCACGAACCTGCTGCATGCGGTGGATGCCGCCTCGGGCGTATCCCTGGGGGCGGCAAAGTTCGACAGCGCCATGAATACCGGGATTCCTCACATCAGCGACGGAATCCTCTACATCTGTTCGGCTGCTGGAGTGATCAACGCGTGCGACCTGTCGAAGGGGATTAACGACGCAACCTCACCGGCGGTTTTCCCCACGGGAATCGCCGGGGATGCGCTGGTGGGTTTTGAAAGTGGAATCTGCGTGGCCTTCTATTTGGGCCCCAATGGCACCGGCGCGGGCACCTACCTTGGAGCCATCAACATGGCGGATCTGGTGCATGGTTACTCCAGCGAGAGTGAGTTGATGGCGGACAACTACGTCTCGTCCACCAACTCCGACGGCTACCAGCCCGATAGCGCCTCCTACCGCACGATCATCCAGCTTCTGGACGGCAGCGGCAATCCCCGAGCCAACGTCTCCATCAAAGTCTGGGCGTCGGACGACGTCTCCATCTCCGATGGCGTCAACACCTATTCACTGAATCCGCCAGACATCGCATGGCTGAAGACGGATGCGGCGGGTCAACTGAACATCGTCTCCACGGCTTCCGACATCACCACCCCAGCGCTGTATTTCTGGGGACCGTTCATGTTGAACCAGGAGGCGATCGTGGTCTATCCGGATCACGAGGCTTTGGCGCGGCTGTCCAACATCCAGGCCGGCGATCTGGATCAGAGTGTGGCCAAGGACTACGCGGGCAAGCCGATCGTGCCGGATGGCGTCGATCACGTCGCCGTGGCGAACACGATCCAGAACACGATGGGGGGCGGTGCGGCAGCGGCGATGATGGCCACGCGGCTGAAGAACCGCCAGCGCGCAGAGGCGGATCTGCGAGTCCGCAGTCAGTCAGGCAAGTTGGGCGTGGGGCAGGCGTCCACGATCCAGGCGGACAACACGTACCTGTCGTTTCCGGAGACCACGGTGAACATGCTCTACCAGCAGGTGGCCGGGGTTACCGATCGCACGATTGTGAAGGGCTCGGCGCAGAGCTTCACGACCATCATCGATAGTGACGGGAATGTGACCTTCGGCCCTCCGCAGACGGCTTCCGTGGCGGCGGTGAACGGTGTCGGCAGCGCCCTCGGCGGCGGCTGGAACGAGTTCAAGAGCTGGCTGAAGCAGAATGTCACTGACAAGATCGTCTCGATTGCCTGCAAGGTGGCGGATGAGATTTCCCACGAAATTACCACTTTGGCGAGCGGCACCTTCAGCTTTGTCGTGGACACGGTGGAGAAGGCGGTGGCGGTGGTGACGGGCTTCATCCGCACAGTGGTGGGCGACATCGTCCGCGCCGCGGAATGGCTTTCCAAGCTATTCGATTGGGGCGGCATCCTGAAACTGCAGAAGAGCATCGTGAACCAGGTCAACACCGGGGTGCAGGGTCTCTCCACGTGGATCGCCGCGCAGGGAACAGACTTCGGCGCCGTGGGCGCATTCCTGGATAGCAAGATCAACGCGCTGTCGGTCGCCCAGGCCAGCGTTTTGAGCAAACTCGGTGGCTCCCTGAAGGGCAATCAGGTCAACAACAACGATCCGCAGACGGTCTACGGAGTGAATGGGGCGAAATCCCGCGCCCAGTCCAGTTCGTTGTCGTCAAAGGTCTCCAGCAACATCGGGCAGGCGACATCGACCAGTTCCACAGGCGCTGTCACGGCTGACAATCCCACGTTGGCCAGCGCGCTCAGCAACCTGATTACCCAGGGAGGCAGTCTGCTGGAAACGGTGCTCGATCAACTCCTCACCTCGATCAAGGCGTTCTTCGACGGCTTCAAATTGCTGTTCAGTGATCCGGCGGGCTTCATCGAAACCGAGGTCTCGGTAATGGTGAACCTGTTCTTTGATCTGGCTAAGGATCTGCTGACGGCCATCAAGCTGGTGGTTGGGTTCGTGCTGCAGACCCTGTCGGCGGTCATGAACGACATCCTCAGCCTGGTGAATGAGTCGATCCACATCCCGGTGATTTCGGATCTCTGGTCCCTGATCAGCCATGGAGAGCCGCTCACCTTGCTGAATGTCTTCGCCCTGGTGGTTGCCATTCCCTCGCACATCATCATTTCCGCCGCCAACATCACTCCTCCGACATCGGTTTCGGCCAAGCCGGCTGGAACGCTGAAAATGTCCGCTGACGGGGCGGCGTGGATGGCGGTGGCCGGCGCGACGGCGTCATTCTTCTCCGGTGGAATCGACGGCTTCTGCGATCTCGAAAACGTGAGTTCAAACTCGTTTTCGGCAAAGCTGGACATTGCCGGCTCGCTGGTGGAGATGGCGCTTTCGCTGCCCAGCACGATTGCGACGAGTAACGACCCGACGTATCTCTACTATGCGATGGGAGCGTTCCCGATTCTGTTGGCGTCCCTGCAGGCGGGAACCGTCAACGCTGCCAAGGATGCAACCAGCGTGGCAGGCAAGTTCTCCAACTTCTTTGCGCCGCTGGGCTACTCCCTCTATGGGGTTGGGATGATCGTCCTGTCCATCTGCCTGGCGGTCGACAACCCGACCGAATGGGATGGCCCGGGACACATCCTGCTGGTCTCCAATCTCTTCAACGGCTTGGACTATGTCCCCAAGGGGCTGCTGGCCAACCCCGCCCAGAGTTTTCCGGGCGGAAACAAAGTACTGACTGGCGGTGCGACTGACGAGATCCGGCTCGGTGTGGCTTTGACGGATTGGGTTTTCCCGACCGCCTCCGGCATCGCCAACGCGGTGTACGCCCTCGGCTAG
- a CDS encoding cupin domain-containing protein: MRRVWKVVLMAGALGAAFLAGQSTSHFDQWWTADNDALAAAPQHHKLLFENEEVKVLEVTVAPGVREPLHAHRYPSVLYYISAAHMKEHSPGVPAVDRGLRADGTVIFLPVGPPHQMENLESTKPLKAIRVELKKSR, encoded by the coding sequence ATGAGGCGTGTCTGGAAAGTCGTACTGATGGCCGGGGCGCTGGGCGCGGCGTTCCTGGCAGGTCAGAGCACAAGTCACTTCGATCAATGGTGGACGGCGGACAACGACGCTCTGGCAGCGGCTCCGCAACACCACAAACTGCTCTTCGAGAACGAGGAAGTAAAGGTGCTGGAGGTGACCGTCGCACCGGGCGTCCGGGAACCGCTGCATGCCCACCGGTATCCGAGTGTCCTGTATTACATCTCGGCTGCCCACATGAAGGAGCATAGCCCGGGCGTTCCGGCGGTGGATCGAGGCCTCAGAGCGGATGGGACGGTGATCTTTCTGCCTGTTGGACCTCCGCACCAGATGGAGAATCTGGAGAGCACCAAACCCCTGAAGGCGATCCGGGTGGAGTTGAAGAAGTCCCGCTGA